A stretch of the Papaver somniferum cultivar HN1 chromosome 6, ASM357369v1, whole genome shotgun sequence genome encodes the following:
- the LOC113287635 gene encoding riboflavin synthase-like has product MALSNHFTAISSRILKSSPPKAFVTNQQRIPSKTQVNFNLSSRNPVHNLFYNANSFQKPSTQSLPYPNYNPVKNLFTGIVEEMGEIKKLGYAEDGGYEMKISGNVILEDVKLGDSISVNGTCLTVTEFDKKESDFSVGLAPETLRKTSLIELVPGSPVNLERALLPSTRMGGHFVQGHVDGTGEIVSLEFEGDSLWVKVKTPPEVLKFIVPKGFIAVDGTSLTVCKVFDDEECFNFMLVDYTQQNVVIPLKKVGQKVNLEVDILGKYVERLLQSGFTSNITPK; this is encoded by the coding sequence ATGGCACTCTCTAATCATTTCACTGCAATCTCATCAAGAATCCTAAAATCTTCACCTCCAAAAGCCTTCGTTACCAATCAACAAAGAATTCCCTCAAAAACCCAAGTGAATTTCAATCTCAGCTCCAGAAATCCAGTACATAATCTTTTTTACAATGCTAACAGTTTTCAGAAACCCTCAACTCAGTCTCTTCCTTACCCTAATTACAATCCTGTTAAAAATCTTTTCACTGGAATCGTTGAAGAAATGggtgaaattaaaaaattaggcTATGCTGAAGATGGTGGATATGAGATGAAAATCTCTGGAAATGTTATTCTTGAAGATGTTAAACTTGGTGATAGTATCTCAGTTAACGGTACTTGTCTTACGGTCACTGAATTTGATAAAAAAGAATCCGATTTTTCAGTTGGATTAGCACCAGAAACCCTAAGAAAAACTTCACTGATCGAGCTCGTACCGGGTTCCCCTGTTAACTTAGAAAGAGCTTTACTGCCGAGTACTCGAATGGGTGGTCATTTTGTTCAAGGGCATGTGGATGGTACTGGCGAGATTGTATCATTAGAATTTGAAGGTGATTCATTGTGGGTGAAAGTGAAAACACCACCGGAAGTATTGAAATTTATTGTACCTAAAGGGTTTATTGCTGTGGATGGAACTAGTTTGACCGTTTGTAAGGTTTTCGATGATGAAgaatgttttaatttcatgttggTTGATTATACTCAGCAAAATGTTGTTATTCCTTTAAAGAAGGTTGGGCAAAAAGTTaatttggaggttgatattcttgGAAAGTATGTTGAGAGGCTTCTTCAAAGTGGCTTCACTAGCAACATTACACCCAAATAA